From Rhodovastum atsumiense, a single genomic window includes:
- the tnpC gene encoding IS66 family transposase, with protein sequence MEAEPAALPDDIEALKAALLAARADAAAARAERSDAQALIVNLRLEIEKLRRALYGQSSERGRRLLDQMELQLEELETAATEDELRAERDAAKTTQVGPFTRKRPGRKPFPDHLPRERVIVPGPTTCACCGGTRLARLGEDVTETLEAIPRRWKVIQHVREKFTCRDCERISQAPAPFHVVPRGWAGPSLLAMIAFEKFGQHQPLNRQAERYAREGVPLSLSTLTDQIGACCVVLDPLFQRLEKHVFTAERLHGDDTTVPVLARGKTDTGRCWVYVRDDRPFGHTSPPAAVFYYSRDRGGGHPQGHLASYAGILQADAFSGYGKLYEADRKPGPITEAACWAHARRKFFVLADIAESARRKAKGKTPAFVSPLALAAVRRIDALFEIERAVNGKSASERLAARQEHSAPLVADLESWMRAERAKLSRHNDVAKAMDYMLSRWPAFTQFLKDGRICLSNNAAERALRGIALGRKSWLFAGSDRGGQRAAKMYSLIVTCKMNDVDPQAWLADVLARIAGHPAHKLDELLPWNWKAGEPASHVAEAA encoded by the coding sequence ATGGAAGCGGAACCTGCGGCACTGCCGGACGACATCGAGGCGCTCAAGGCAGCGCTTCTTGCCGCCCGCGCTGATGCCGCCGCCGCGCGTGCCGAGCGTTCCGACGCCCAGGCCTTGATTGTGAACCTCAGGCTGGAAATCGAGAAGCTCCGGCGTGCACTCTACGGCCAAAGTTCAGAGCGCGGCCGGCGCCTACTCGACCAGATGGAACTGCAGCTTGAAGAGCTGGAGACTGCGGCGACCGAGGACGAGCTGCGCGCCGAACGGGACGCTGCGAAGACCACGCAGGTCGGCCCGTTCACCCGCAAGCGTCCGGGGCGCAAGCCGTTCCCCGACCACCTGCCGCGCGAGCGGGTGATCGTGCCGGGACCGACGACGTGCGCGTGCTGCGGCGGCACGCGTCTGGCCAGGCTGGGCGAGGATGTGACCGAGACGCTGGAAGCCATTCCCCGGCGTTGGAAGGTGATCCAGCACGTGCGCGAGAAGTTCACCTGCCGCGACTGCGAGCGCATCAGCCAGGCGCCGGCGCCGTTCCATGTGGTTCCGCGCGGCTGGGCGGGGCCCAGCCTGCTGGCGATGATCGCCTTCGAGAAGTTCGGCCAGCATCAGCCGCTCAACCGGCAGGCCGAACGCTACGCCCGGGAAGGCGTGCCGCTCAGCCTGTCCACCCTGACCGACCAGATCGGCGCGTGCTGCGTGGTACTCGACCCACTGTTCCAGCGCCTCGAGAAACACGTCTTTACAGCAGAACGGCTGCACGGCGACGACACCACGGTGCCGGTGCTGGCCCGCGGCAAGACCGATACCGGACGCTGTTGGGTCTACGTGCGCGACGATCGCCCATTTGGCCATACCTCGCCGCCGGCGGCGGTGTTCTACTACTCGCGGGACCGTGGCGGCGGTCATCCGCAAGGTCACCTGGCCAGCTACGCCGGCATTCTTCAGGCAGACGCGTTCAGCGGATATGGCAAGCTTTATGAAGCGGACCGCAAGCCAGGCCCGATCACGGAAGCGGCGTGCTGGGCGCACGCGCGGCGCAAGTTCTTCGTGCTTGCCGACATTGCCGAAAGCGCACGCCGCAAGGCGAAGGGCAAGACGCCGGCCTTCGTCTCGCCGTTGGCACTTGCCGCGGTGCGGCGCATCGATGCGCTCTTCGAGATCGAGCGTGCCGTCAACGGCAAGAGCGCGTCGGAGCGTCTTGCCGCACGGCAGGAACACAGCGCTCCGCTGGTTGCCGACCTGGAGAGCTGGATGCGCGCCGAACGCGCCAAGCTGTCGCGGCACAACGACGTTGCCAAGGCCATGGACTACATGCTCAGCCGCTGGCCTGCCTTTACGCAGTTTCTGAAAGATGGCCGTATCTGCCTGAGCAACAATGCTGCAGAGCGCGCGCTGCGTGGCATCGCCCTTGGACGAAAGTCGTGGCTGTTCGCAGGATCGGATCGCGGCGGCCAACGCGCGGCGAAGATGTACAGCCTCATCGTCACCTGCAAAATGAACGACGTTGATCCGCAGGCATGGTTGGCCGACGTGCTGGCACGGATTGCCGGGCATCCGGCTCACAAGCTTGATGAGTTGCTGCCGTGGAACTGGAAAGCAGGCGAGCCCGCATCGCACGTCGCAGAGGCGGCCTGA
- a CDS encoding IS110 family RNA-guided transposase, whose product MSIAVLGIDLGKNSCSLAGLDERGAVVKRRRMRRENIAKFTSALTPCVIAMEACCGAHHVGRLLMAQGHTVRLMSPEYVRPYVKAQKNDDRDAEAIAEAATRPTMRFVELKSEEQLDMQTLHRARERLVGERTALINQLRAILLERGITVPQGRYKLAKYLDAAEEQTKSTLSSRILTLIDDMREQWHELDRRIDALDDEFADHARQDEAARRLATIPGIGVLNATALVAAIGDGRTFERGRDLAAWLGLVPRQVTTGGKPRLVGITKRGNKYLRKLLIHGARSAMTPLAKSATPLGQWLRALMERVHHNAAVVALANKLARIAWAVLRHGKEFKAAAIAAA is encoded by the coding sequence ATGTCCATCGCTGTTCTCGGCATTGACCTGGGTAAGAACAGCTGCAGCCTCGCTGGGCTGGACGAGCGCGGGGCGGTGGTCAAGCGGCGTCGGATGCGGCGCGAGAACATTGCAAAGTTTACCTCTGCTCTGACTCCCTGTGTTATTGCAATGGAAGCCTGCTGTGGTGCCCATCACGTTGGCCGGCTGCTCATGGCCCAGGGCCACACGGTGCGGCTGATGTCGCCGGAGTACGTCCGGCCCTATGTCAAGGCGCAGAAGAACGACGATCGCGATGCGGAAGCGATTGCCGAAGCCGCGACACGGCCGACCATGCGCTTCGTCGAACTGAAGAGTGAAGAGCAACTCGACATGCAGACGCTGCATCGTGCGCGTGAGCGTCTTGTCGGGGAGCGGACGGCTCTGATCAATCAGCTACGTGCCATTCTGCTCGAGCGCGGTATTACCGTTCCACAAGGTCGTTACAAGCTCGCGAAGTATCTCGACGCGGCTGAGGAGCAGACGAAATCAACGCTGAGCTCCCGGATACTGACCTTGATCGACGACATGCGCGAGCAATGGCACGAGTTGGACCGCCGCATTGATGCTCTGGACGACGAATTTGCTGATCATGCTCGCCAGGACGAAGCCGCACGGCGGCTGGCGACCATTCCGGGCATCGGTGTACTGAACGCGACAGCGCTGGTGGCCGCCATCGGTGATGGCCGCACATTCGAGCGCGGCCGTGATCTCGCTGCCTGGCTGGGGCTGGTGCCCCGGCAAGTGACGACGGGTGGCAAACCGCGTCTGGTAGGTATTACCAAGCGTGGCAATAAGTACCTGCGCAAGCTGCTGATCCACGGCGCCCGGTCCGCCATGACCCCGCTGGCCAAGAGTGCCACGCCGCTCGGCCAGTGGTTGCGTGCTTTGATGGAGCGCGTGCACCACAATGCCGCGGTTGTTGCCCTGGCCAACAAGCTTGCACGGATCGCCTGGGCGGTCCTGCGGCATGGAAAGGAGTTCAAGGCGGCGGCAATAGCCGCGGCGTAA
- a CDS encoding glycoside hydrolase family 99-like domain-containing protein yields the protein MDDILAFLTRAKVEKFVSDGNVDAPKNVEGSVPIQVQEKVKERLDSQSMQAAIRLKEIKLISQSGLFDREYYLNTYNDIAQAGVEPIEHFYDYGFTEGRKPNPYFDPLWYLAAYQDVHDSATQPLFHYAAYGDKEGRSPGPLFDTKWYRENYNIDKNEIALRHYLSNRTSCMYSPIKEFDVKYYIENNKDVQSASVDPFEHFILYGYREHRNPSEYFDVRYYAQRYCGGNLDTNPFLHYLEHKNDPGIYGCMPDHETTIFREIKKFAKHGPFFEEFRPEKIVVAKAKILAYYLPQFHAFAENDAWWGSGFTEWTNISRGVPRFVGHYQPRVPRDLGFYNLLNKDVIERQINMAKKAGLHGFVFYYYWFNGKRIMEQPIEIFLNNKSLDMPFCLMWANENWTRRWDGAESEVLISQDYRPDDDARMTAEFARHFADHRYIRIDGRPLLMIYRPKLIPNTKETIQKWRQIFKNVHGEQPLIIMAQSFDDSDPGPYGLDGAIEFPPHKLTANLPPINIGLDLLDQEFKGKVYNYEDVIKVSINEGPANYPLIKTAVPSWDNDARRQGNGLAITGSTPDKYENWLTKLIDMARDQPFHGEPIVCINAWNEWCEGAYLEPDLYFGAAYLNATSRAITGFLKETSAPRLLLIGHDAFPSGAQMLLLSIGRTLKKCFGFAVEFLLLDGGKLESQYKSIGPTEICNSRSGIRAKLGSYFDRGFASAIINTTAAAHILMDVRSVGMRTTALVHELPRIIKEKNLIAGAESAVVDADQVVFPAPFVRDELLRLLGREASERVSILPQGVYKDISWNPESAAKVRAELSIGNDDAVIVGIGYADMRKGFDLFLQLWRLLHGKAPQRRIHLIWVGAMDPDLQGWLAAEIDLAATTGTFHLLGFRQDVDAILSAASVFALTSREDPFPTVALEALSVGLPVVAFDATGGIPDMLQSTGQGMVVPYGDVLGMANAIEKIIGTPLPDELRKERQALVTERFQFKPYVKKLVELALPNLPQISVAVPNYNYARYMEGRLGTIFQQTHPIHEIVVIDDCSKDDSAVVIPRVAADWGREIDFVKNEKNSGSVFAAWRKAAELTTGEYIWIAEADDLSHPEFLAKTLVMLKADPMIQFAFTDSSTVLSDGAPQWKSYKDYYSTVAPGTLSKTMIFDAPDFIRDVISVKNLILNVSAVVWRREALLQALEACNEELRNYRVAGDWRLYLEVLARPGARVAYEAEPLNIHRRHAESVTHKLDAEQHLKEIADCHAVVCGIIGADDKKRNEQSSYLNEIANQLDIKLVKSHAKNIHVRQSVPKKKRMNRGHK from the coding sequence ATGGATGATATTCTAGCGTTTCTTACACGTGCAAAAGTCGAAAAGTTTGTCTCTGATGGCAATGTGGATGCGCCCAAGAATGTGGAAGGGAGTGTACCTATTCAGGTTCAGGAAAAAGTAAAAGAGCGACTTGATAGTCAAAGTATGCAAGCCGCTATTCGCCTTAAAGAAATAAAACTAATTTCACAATCTGGCTTATTTGATAGAGAATATTATCTAAACACGTACAATGATATTGCCCAGGCTGGGGTTGAGCCTATCGAGCACTTTTATGATTACGGATTTACTGAAGGTAGAAAGCCGAATCCGTATTTTGATCCACTTTGGTACTTGGCTGCCTACCAAGACGTCCATGATTCTGCTACACAGCCATTGTTTCACTATGCAGCCTATGGTGATAAGGAAGGACGGTCGCCAGGGCCGCTATTCGATACGAAATGGTATCGAGAAAACTACAACATCGACAAAAACGAAATTGCTTTGCGTCATTATTTAAGTAACCGAACTTCTTGCATGTATAGTCCAATAAAAGAATTTGATGTGAAGTATTACATTGAAAACAATAAAGATGTCCAGAGTGCATCTGTTGATCCATTTGAGCATTTTATTTTATATGGCTATCGGGAACATCGGAATCCATCAGAGTATTTTGATGTCCGTTATTATGCCCAGCGCTATTGCGGTGGGAATTTAGACACAAACCCATTCCTGCATTATCTTGAGCACAAAAATGATCCTGGTATTTATGGTTGTATGCCAGATCATGAAACCACAATATTTCGCGAAATCAAAAAATTTGCAAAACACGGGCCATTTTTTGAAGAATTTCGGCCTGAAAAGATTGTGGTAGCGAAAGCCAAAATTCTTGCATATTATTTGCCACAATTCCACGCATTCGCAGAGAATGACGCTTGGTGGGGATCCGGGTTTACTGAGTGGACCAATATCTCGCGTGGTGTTCCACGGTTTGTTGGTCACTATCAGCCGCGTGTGCCGCGAGATCTTGGGTTTTACAATTTGCTAAATAAAGATGTAATCGAGCGCCAAATCAACATGGCGAAAAAAGCTGGTCTGCACGGGTTTGTATTTTATTATTATTGGTTTAACGGTAAGAGAATTATGGAGCAGCCGATTGAAATATTTTTGAATAATAAATCATTGGATATGCCATTTTGTCTGATGTGGGCCAATGAAAATTGGACTCGTCGCTGGGATGGCGCGGAGAGTGAAGTACTAATTTCGCAGGATTATCGCCCTGACGATGACGCGCGGATGACGGCAGAGTTTGCACGCCATTTTGCGGACCACCGATACATCCGTATTGATGGTAGACCTCTGCTGATGATCTATCGGCCTAAGCTTATTCCAAATACAAAAGAAACAATTCAAAAGTGGAGACAAATATTCAAGAATGTTCATGGTGAGCAGCCTTTGATTATCATGGCGCAAAGCTTTGATGATTCTGATCCTGGCCCTTATGGGTTAGATGGCGCGATTGAATTTCCACCTCATAAATTGACGGCTAATCTTCCTCCTATTAATATTGGACTTGATCTTCTTGACCAAGAATTTAAAGGAAAAGTTTACAATTATGAAGATGTCATTAAGGTCTCTATAAACGAAGGGCCAGCTAATTATCCGCTAATTAAAACTGCAGTTCCTAGCTGGGATAATGACGCGCGCCGTCAGGGAAATGGGTTGGCAATTACAGGCTCTACGCCTGATAAGTATGAAAATTGGCTAACAAAATTAATAGATATGGCACGAGATCAGCCGTTTCATGGTGAGCCGATAGTTTGTATAAATGCTTGGAATGAATGGTGCGAAGGCGCTTATCTGGAACCAGACCTCTATTTTGGTGCTGCGTACCTTAATGCAACATCTCGTGCGATCACCGGTTTTCTCAAAGAAACATCGGCTCCCCGACTTCTACTAATTGGGCATGATGCGTTTCCGAGTGGTGCGCAAATGCTTCTTCTTAGCATTGGCAGAACACTAAAAAAATGCTTTGGTTTCGCCGTTGAATTTCTTTTGCTGGATGGCGGTAAATTGGAGAGCCAATATAAATCTATAGGGCCGACCGAAATTTGTAATAGCCGTAGCGGCATCAGAGCGAAGCTTGGATCATATTTTGACAGGGGATTTGCATCTGCAATCATCAATACGACGGCTGCCGCGCACATATTAATGGATGTGCGGAGCGTTGGTATGCGAACAACTGCTCTGGTCCACGAGCTGCCCCGCATTATTAAAGAAAAAAACCTAATTGCTGGTGCCGAATCGGCAGTGGTTGATGCAGATCAGGTTGTGTTTCCTGCTCCGTTTGTGCGTGATGAATTGTTACGCTTGCTTGGGCGCGAAGCGAGTGAGCGTGTATCTATTTTGCCTCAAGGAGTATATAAAGACATAAGTTGGAACCCAGAAAGTGCAGCAAAAGTCCGGGCCGAACTGTCTATTGGAAACGATGATGCTGTTATAGTCGGTATCGGCTATGCAGATATGCGTAAAGGTTTTGATCTTTTTCTCCAACTCTGGCGCCTCCTTCATGGAAAGGCACCGCAGAGACGCATCCACCTTATCTGGGTAGGTGCAATGGATCCGGACTTACAGGGGTGGCTAGCAGCTGAAATTGATCTGGCCGCGACGACAGGGACATTCCACCTGTTAGGGTTCAGGCAGGATGTGGATGCAATTCTGTCCGCTGCGAGCGTTTTTGCTTTAACCTCCCGCGAAGATCCATTTCCAACGGTGGCTCTCGAAGCTCTAAGCGTAGGGTTGCCGGTTGTCGCATTTGACGCGACCGGTGGAATACCAGATATGCTACAGAGCACCGGGCAGGGGATGGTGGTTCCCTATGGGGACGTGCTCGGCATGGCTAATGCAATTGAGAAAATTATTGGCACCCCACTGCCAGATGAACTGCGAAAAGAAAGACAGGCATTAGTCACTGAGCGATTTCAGTTTAAACCATACGTAAAGAAGCTTGTCGAGCTTGCATTGCCAAACCTCCCGCAGATTTCGGTGGCAGTACCAAATTATAACTATGCGCGCTATATGGAGGGGCGATTAGGAACAATTTTCCAGCAAACACATCCTATCCATGAAATCGTCGTGATAGACGATTGCTCGAAGGATGATAGCGCCGTTGTAATTCCGCGTGTAGCTGCCGATTGGGGACGTGAAATCGACTTCGTAAAGAACGAAAAAAACTCCGGATCCGTTTTTGCTGCCTGGAGAAAAGCTGCAGAACTGACAACAGGCGAATATATCTGGATCGCAGAAGCCGATGATTTATCTCATCCGGAATTTCTTGCAAAAACATTGGTGATGCTTAAGGCTGATCCAATGATTCAATTTGCTTTCACGGATTCAAGCACGGTGCTCAGCGACGGCGCACCGCAATGGAAAAGCTATAAAGATTATTACTCCACAGTTGCCCCTGGTACGCTCTCTAAAACCATGATCTTTGATGCTCCGGATTTTATCCGTGACGTAATTTCTGTTAAGAACCTGATTCTGAACGTCAGCGCAGTTGTGTGGCGCCGCGAAGCGTTATTGCAAGCTCTTGAAGCATGTAATGAAGAGCTTCGAAATTACCGTGTTGCGGGAGACTGGCGTCTTTATTTGGAAGTCTTAGCTCGACCTGGAGCTCGTGTCGCTTATGAAGCGGAACCTTTAAATATTCACCGGCGTCATGCGGAAAGTGTTACCCATAAATTGGATGCAGAGCAGCATCTGAAAGAAATAGCAGATTGCCATGCTGTCGTTTGCGGCATTATTGGTGCGGATGACAAAAAAAGAAATGAGCAATCTTCGTATTTGAATGAAATCGCTAATCAGCTTGATATAAAACTAGTTAAAAGTCATGCTAAAAATATTCACGTTAGACAATCTGTGCCAAAAAAGAAGCGCATGAATCGCGGGCATAAATAA
- a CDS encoding IS110 family RNA-guided transposase — translation MDIHRTFAEVVFWDAGRLQPAGRIDMTRSGLEGFARSLTQQDEVVIEATGNAMAVVRVLSPYVARVIVANPMQVKAIAHAHVKTDKIDAGVLASLRAADFLPEVWLPDPETERMRRLVARRDQVVRHRTRIKNEVHAILHAHLVPPCPHADLFGRLGRIWLGAQALPDDERAAIDRHLRELDRLGEDLDGLEREIAHAAIGNPAVRRLLTITGVNMTVAAGLLAAIGDISRFADPQKLVSYVGLNPRVHQSGLGFAQYGRISKQGRAHARAMLVEAAWAASKAPGPLRAFFLRIRARRGHQIAAVAVARKLAVLCWHLLTKNEDYHWARPALVANKIRGMELQSGQPARKGNQRGATYAYNVKELRDREVDVARQAERAYEQFVSQRQQRSPAKRRTGAATEARQ, via the coding sequence ATGGACATTCACCGCACCTTTGCGGAGGTGGTGTTTTGGGACGCGGGTCGGCTGCAACCGGCGGGGCGGATCGACATGACTCGCTCGGGACTCGAAGGGTTCGCCCGCAGCCTGACGCAGCAGGACGAGGTGGTGATCGAGGCGACCGGCAACGCGATGGCGGTCGTGCGGGTGCTGTCACCCTACGTGGCGCGGGTGATCGTGGCCAACCCGATGCAGGTGAAGGCGATCGCGCACGCTCACGTTAAGACCGACAAGATCGATGCGGGCGTGCTGGCCTCGCTGCGGGCTGCAGACTTCCTGCCTGAGGTCTGGCTGCCCGACCCCGAAACCGAACGGATGCGGCGCCTGGTCGCCCGCCGCGACCAGGTTGTCCGCCACCGCACGCGGATCAAGAACGAGGTGCACGCGATCCTGCACGCGCATCTGGTGCCGCCGTGCCCTCATGCCGACCTGTTCGGGCGGCTCGGCCGCATCTGGCTCGGGGCACAGGCCCTGCCCGACGACGAGCGTGCCGCCATTGACCGTCATCTGCGCGAACTTGACCGCCTGGGCGAGGATTTGGATGGGCTTGAGCGCGAGATCGCCCATGCCGCGATCGGCAATCCAGCGGTCCGGCGCCTGCTGACCATCACCGGCGTCAACATGACGGTTGCGGCGGGCTTGCTCGCCGCCATCGGAGACATCAGCCGCTTTGCGGATCCGCAGAAGCTGGTCAGCTACGTGGGCCTGAACCCGCGAGTTCACCAATCGGGGCTCGGATTTGCCCAGTATGGCCGCATCAGCAAGCAGGGGCGTGCCCATGCGCGTGCCATGCTGGTGGAAGCTGCCTGGGCGGCCTCCAAGGCACCAGGGCCGTTGCGGGCGTTCTTCCTACGGATCCGGGCGCGGCGCGGCCACCAGATCGCCGCCGTCGCGGTTGCACGTAAGTTGGCGGTGTTGTGCTGGCATCTCCTGACCAAGAACGAAGACTATCACTGGGCACGCCCGGCGCTGGTCGCCAATAAGATCCGGGGGATGGAACTGCAATCCGGGCAACCAGCCAGGAAAGGCAACCAGCGCGGCGCCACCTACGCCTATAACGTCAAGGAACTGCGCGATCGCGAGGTCGACGTTGCACGTCAGGCCGAGCGTGCCTACGAGCAATTCGTGAGCCAGCGTCAGCAACGTAGCCCGGCGAAGCGGCGCACGGGTGCCGCCACTGAGGCGCGACAATGA
- a CDS encoding IS110 family RNA-guided transposase — translation MSQPNDLSRSLAPFEQDSTLVAVIELSQSSWLIAASVPGVERQPLKKIVPDEAALLRLLHRWRDEAIRSGSTITRIAVAFEAGRDGVWLARWLTQRGIEIHVIHSTSVAISREHRRAKTDRLDTAMLMRVFMGWLRGERGHCGMVAVPTIEEEDAKRPSRERENLVGERTRIVNRMKAALTRLGIRGFKPELRKAPGLLESLRTPEGSPIPRNTLDEMRRDLARLAMLRDQIKDIEQTRLARLEQAPSTGPTGMIRLLASIIGVGIETADMLVHEVLSRNLRDRRAVARYAGLTGAPDESGSKRREKGLAKSGNARVRRGLIQLAWRFLMFQKESALAVWFRTRTEGASGTRKTKMIVALARKLLIALWRMVTAGEVPHGVVLRQPA, via the coding sequence ATGTCCCAGCCGAACGATCTGAGCCGATCCCTCGCCCCCTTCGAGCAGGACAGCACGCTGGTGGCCGTCATCGAACTCAGTCAGTCGAGTTGGCTGATCGCCGCGTCCGTTCCTGGCGTCGAGCGCCAACCGCTGAAGAAGATCGTCCCGGACGAGGCGGCCCTGCTACGCTTGCTGCACCGGTGGCGCGACGAGGCGATCCGGAGCGGCTCTACCATCACCCGCATCGCCGTCGCATTCGAGGCGGGGCGTGATGGAGTGTGGTTGGCACGCTGGTTGACCCAGCGGGGAATCGAGATCCATGTGATCCACTCGACCAGCGTTGCTATCTCCCGAGAGCACAGACGGGCCAAGACGGATCGTCTCGATACGGCCATGTTGATGCGGGTGTTCATGGGCTGGCTACGCGGCGAACGCGGCCACTGCGGGATGGTTGCCGTGCCGACAATCGAGGAAGAGGACGCTAAACGGCCGAGTCGCGAGCGAGAAAACCTTGTCGGCGAGCGCACACGCATCGTCAATCGCATGAAGGCGGCACTGACCCGCCTGGGTATCCGCGGCTTCAAGCCAGAGCTGCGCAAAGCACCAGGTCTTCTGGAATCTCTTCGAACACCTGAAGGCTCGCCAATCCCACGGAACACGCTCGACGAGATGCGACGTGACCTCGCTCGGTTAGCCATGCTGCGTGACCAGATCAAGGACATCGAGCAGACCCGCTTGGCACGCCTGGAGCAGGCGCCATCAACCGGGCCGACCGGCATGATTCGCCTGCTCGCCAGCATCATCGGGGTTGGTATCGAGACAGCCGATATGCTGGTCCATGAAGTTCTCTCGCGCAACCTTCGTGACCGCAGGGCGGTCGCACGCTATGCCGGGCTCACCGGGGCTCCCGATGAGAGCGGCTCCAAGCGACGCGAGAAAGGGCTAGCCAAATCAGGCAATGCCCGCGTGCGTCGCGGACTGATTCAACTCGCCTGGCGGTTCCTCATGTTCCAGAAGGAAAGCGCGCTGGCTGTCTGGTTCCGAACCCGGACCGAGGGCGCCAGCGGCACGCGCAAGACGAAAATGATCGTCGCGCTTGCCCGCAAGCTACTCATCGCCCTCTGGCGCATGGTCACCGCTGGCGAAGTCCCGCACGGCGTCGTGCTGCGTCAGCCTGCTTGA
- the rfbC gene encoding dTDP-4-dehydrorhamnose 3,5-epimerase, whose amino-acid sequence MKVERLAIPDVLLLTPPRYGDARGFFSETFNARRCAEAGIDQPFVQDNHSLSARRGVLRGLHCQVAPNVQGKLVRVVKGAIWDVAVDIRHGSPTYGQHVAAELSAENWSQLWIPGGFLHGFCTLTPDVEVIYKVTGDYDRSAERGVIWNDPDLAIPWPVAPEEVQLSEKDTQLPRLAECDVWFRA is encoded by the coding sequence ATGAAAGTCGAACGGCTCGCCATCCCCGACGTGCTGCTGCTTACGCCGCCGCGCTACGGCGATGCGCGGGGATTCTTCTCCGAGACCTTCAATGCCCGGCGCTGCGCCGAGGCCGGCATCGACCAACCCTTCGTGCAGGACAACCACAGCCTCTCCGCCCGGCGCGGCGTGCTGCGCGGCCTGCATTGCCAGGTCGCGCCGAACGTGCAGGGCAAGCTGGTGCGGGTGGTCAAGGGCGCGATCTGGGACGTCGCCGTCGACATCCGCCACGGCTCGCCCACCTACGGGCAGCACGTGGCGGCGGAACTCAGCGCGGAGAACTGGTCGCAGCTCTGGATCCCCGGGGGCTTCCTGCACGGGTTCTGCACGCTCACGCCGGATGTCGAGGTCATCTACAAGGTGACCGGCGACTATGACCGGTCGGCCGAGCGCGGCGTGATCTGGAACGACCCGGACCTCGCCATTCCCTGGCCGGTCGCCCCAGAGGAGGTCCAGCTCTCCGAGAAGGACACCCAACTGCCTCGCCTCGCCGAATGTGACGTCTGGTTCCGGGCCTGA
- the tnpA gene encoding IS66-like element accessory protein TnpA: MEIITGVERRRRWRLEEKLRIVAEAEEPGANLTEVARRHDVSRALLWNWRRQVRNGELALPTTAQFLPVQMVAEAPAMPAEPLALPRRQPAVAGDAVIEIGLPDGTTVRVGRDVGAVALRRVLGALRG; this comes from the coding sequence GTGGAGATCATCACGGGGGTTGAGCGGCGGCGGCGGTGGCGACTGGAGGAGAAGCTGCGGATCGTTGCTGAGGCTGAGGAGCCTGGCGCCAATCTGACCGAAGTGGCACGTCGGCACGATGTCAGTCGGGCCCTGTTATGGAACTGGCGGCGACAGGTGCGGAACGGCGAGTTGGCGCTGCCTACAACGGCACAGTTTCTGCCGGTGCAGATGGTGGCGGAAGCGCCCGCGATGCCAGCCGAACCGCTGGCATTGCCGCGTCGGCAGCCAGCGGTGGCGGGAGATGCCGTCATCGAGATCGGGTTGCCGGACGGCACCACGGTGAGGGTCGGACGGGATGTGGGTGCGGTGGCGCTGCGGCGCGTGCTGGGGGCGCTGCGCGGATGA
- the tnpB gene encoding IS66 family insertion sequence element accessory protein TnpB (TnpB, as the term is used for proteins encoded by IS66 family insertion elements, is considered an accessory protein, since TnpC, encoded by a neighboring gene, is a DDE family transposase.), producing the protein MIPVPSGVRIWLASGPSDMRRGMNGLALQVQQALGRDPHGGDLYVFRGRRGDLIKILWHDGLGMSLYAKRLERGRFIWPSPADGVVPVTAAQLGYMLEGIDWRNPQRTWRPQAAG; encoded by the coding sequence ATGATCCCGGTTCCCTCGGGCGTGCGGATCTGGCTGGCGTCCGGCCCATCGGATATGCGACGCGGCATGAACGGCCTGGCGCTGCAGGTGCAGCAGGCGCTCGGACGCGATCCGCATGGCGGTGATCTTTACGTGTTTCGCGGCCGCCGCGGTGACCTGATCAAGATTCTCTGGCACGACGGACTTGGCATGTCGCTGTACGCGAAGCGGTTGGAACGCGGACGGTTTATATGGCCCTCTCCCGCCGACGGCGTGGTGCCTGTCACGGCTGCACAACTCGGCTATATGCTCGAAGGAATTGATTGGAGAAATCCGCAACGCACCTGGCGGCCGCAGGCCGCCGGGTAG